The nucleotide window TGGCCACCCACCTGGAGAGCAAGGGTCCGGAGGGCCTCGTCGGCGACCTCCAGGAGTTCGCTCGCCGCCGCCCGGGCGCGTTCCTCGCCGGAGCCGCGCTCGCCGGCTTCGCCGCCGCGAGGCTCGGTAAGGGAGCCAAGTCCGCAGGGGAGAGCGGTCCGCAGATTTCCGAGGGGACGGAGACCGCGCGCACGGGAGACTCCGGATCCGGCGGGCACGAGCGGAGAACACCGGACGGCGAGCGTCGCGCGGACGCCCCTGGTCCCCCGTACGCCTACGACACGGCGGATTCCGGCGACGGCTACGGATCGCCCCCCGTCACACCGTCCTACGGCGGCAGTGTGGCGGCCCCGGGACCGGGACCGGTATCCCAGTCCGACCCCAACCCCTACCCGGACCCCGACCCGGGCCCGCGGCAGCCATAAGGGGGACTGAACCATGGCCATTCACCATCCGGAGGACATCGACGTCCGGCCGGGCAGCAGGCTCACTCCCTCGACGCGGACGCCCTCGGCCGACCCTTCTGTCGGAGAGCTCGTCGGCGCGATCAGCGAGGACCTGTCACGGCTCGTCCGTGCCGAGATGGAGCTCGCGAAGACGGAGATCAAGCAGGAGACCGCCAAGGCCGGCAAGGCGGCGGGCATGCTGGGAGGTGCCGGATACGCCGGACACCTGGTGCTGCTGCTGGGCAGCCTGGCCGCGGTCTTCGGACTGGCCCATCTCGTCGACATCGCCTGGGCGGCGCTCATTGTCACCGCCTTCTGGGCGCTCGTGGGGGCGGTTCTCTTCATGCGGGGCCGCAAACAGCTGCGCGCGGTCAGGGTCACGCCCGAACGGACGGTCGAATCACTGAAGGAGGACGCGCAATGGGCGCGCAACCCGACGAGCTGAAGACCGAGGTGGACGACACCCGGGCCCATCTGGCACGGAACGTGGACCGCCTCGCGGACAAGGTGGCACCCCGAAGGGTCGCGCGGCGCAAGGCCGACGCCGCGCAGCACCGGCTGACCGGCCTGAAGGAGCGTGTGATGGGTGCGGCGAGCGAGACCCGGGGCGCGACGGCCGGGCGTATGCAGGACCTCACGGGCAGCGCGGGCGAGACCGCCGGACAGGCCGGTTCGACGGTCCGGCAGACGGCTGATCAGGTCGGTCAGTCCGTACGCGGCGCGCCCGACCAGGTAGCGCAGCAGACGCAGGGCAGTCCCCTCGCGGCCGGAATCATCGCCTTCGGCGCCGGGATGCTCGCTGCCGCCCTCCTTCCCGTCACAGCCGCGGAGCAACGAATCGGCAGGCAGATCAGCGAACATTCCGACGAGTTGCTCCAGCCCGTCAAGCAGTCGGTGCAGGACGTCAAGGAAGAGATGCGCGGACCGGCCACGGAGGCCGTGGAGTCGCTGAAGGGACGCACCCGCGAGGCGGCCGAAACCGCGGGCCAGCAGGCACGGACGTCCGGGCAGGACGCTGCCGCCGGGCTGCGCGAGACCGGTCAGCAGGCGACCGAGGAGGCACGGGGCAGGACCGGCCGGACTCCGGGCTGACTCCCCGAGCCGGAACGGAAAGGCCTCCGACGCCCGTCGGGGCGGCGGGGGCCTCCCTGTCCCATGAGCCCGTCAGGCATGACACACCCCATGGCAGGTGAGCTGTATGTCAGCGCGACAGTCCGGTAAGCCGCCCCGGTCACCGGGCGAGGTGCCCAAGGCGTCGTGGACGAAGGTGCTGAAACGCACCGTCAAGGAGTTCAAGCGGGATGAACTCACCGACAGGGCTGCCGGTCTGACGTACTACGGCATCCTGGCCCTGTTCCCCGCCCTGCTCGTCCTCGTGGCCCTGCTGGGCATCGCGGGCGAGTCGGCCACGCGGACCGTGCTGGACAACATTCAGAAGCTCGCCCCTGGTGCGGCGCGCGATGTGATCACGAACGCGGTGACCCAGTTGCAGTCCAGCGGGGGGACGAGTTCGGTCCTGGCGATCGTCGGTCTGCTCGGCGCCCTGTGGTCGGCTTCCGGATACGTCGCCGCGTTCATCCGCGCTTCGAACGTCGTCTACGACATTCCCGAAGGCCGGCCGGCCTGGAAAGTACTCCCCGTACGTGTCGGCCTGACGCTCGTCCTGATGATTCTGGCGTGCGTCAGTGCGCTGATCGTCGTGCTGACGGGCGGCATCGCCCGTCAGCTCGGGACGGCACTGGGCATCGGCGACACGGCTCTGACCGTCTGGTCCATCGCCAAGTGGCCCGTCCTCGTGGTGCTGGTGACCATCATGCTCGCGATCCTGTACTGGGCCGCTCCGAACGCCAAGAACCGCGGCTTCAAGTTCGTGTCACTGGGCAGCCTGCTGGCGCTGATCATCTGGCTGCTCGCCTCTGCCGGGTTCGCCTTCTACGTGGCCAACTTCGGCTCGTACAACAAGACGTACGGCACGCTGGCCGGTGTCATCATCTTCCTCGTCTGGCTGTGGATCACGAACCTGGCGATCCTGCTGGGGCTCGAGTTCGACGCGGAGATGGCACGCGAACGAGCGGTCGTCGCCGGCCACCCCACGGACCAGGAGCCCTATGTCGAACCGCGTGACACCCGGAAATGGACGGACGAGGACCGGAGAGGCATGGGCACCGCCGAACCCCGGGAGGACGGGACAGTCCAGACAGGCAGGGCAGGGCAGACAGGCAAGGCAGGGGACACAGGCGGGGCGGACGACGCGGAACGCCCTTGAGGGTGTGTGCCGGCTGCGTAGGAGACGTGGGGCGCCCACCGCCGTGAGAATCGGTACCGGCAGAGCGGCACGCCGTCCGCCGTGGCATCGTGGAGACATGACCATCGAGGTGCGCCCGGCATCGGAGTTCGGGGATGTCCGTACGCTGCTCGGCCCGAAGTCGCCCGCTGCCAACGTCTGCTGGTGCCTTAGCTACCGGATCCCGTCCAAGCTCAACAGCGCGCTCCGCGGCCAGGCACGAGGGGAGTACGTCGCCGAGCTGTGCCGGTCGCAGCCCCCACCGGGCGTACTCGCCTACGACGGTGGCGAGCCGGTCGGCTGGGCCGCCGTGGCACCCCGCTCGGACACGTCCTTCGCCCGCAGTCGCACGATCCCGCACATCGACGACCTGCCCGTCTGGTCACTGTGGTGCATCCGTGTACGCCCCGGTCATCGCAAGCAGGGCATCTCGCACGCCCTCATCGCAGGGGCGGTCGGCTTCGCCCGCGCCCACGGGGCACCGGCGATCGAGGCGTACCCCCTGGACAGCGGCGACGCCAAGGTCGACATGACGATGGCGTACGCCGGAATCCGGAAGAATTTCGAGCGCGCCGGATTCACCGTCGCCGCCGGCACCACCTCGGTGCTCGCAGGTCACCCGCGGGTCCTGATGCGGCTCGCTCTGCGATGACGGGCCCTGCGGATGCCACGCCGCTCAGCGGGCGATCGTCCACCGCTGGGCCTCCGACCCGTCACAGGTCCAGACGCCGAGCTTCTTGTAGTCCTCGTCGTAGGTGAGGCAGTCCTGATCACTGATCCTGACCTGGTACGTGTCACCTTCGACGTTGACCACCTCCCACTTCTGCAGTGAACTCCCCTTCCATGTGTTGATGTTCGCGAAGTAGGTGCTCTTGTTCTCCGTGAGGTCGGGCCCGAGTCCGTTGGTGATCCGGTAGCGCCCGCCGTCCGTCTCCGTGAGGGTCCACTGCGAGTCGGCGGCGCCCGGCTTCCCGGCGACGACCGTCGAGCCGGACGAGCCACCGGTCGCGACGGCACCCAGGTTGTTGACGGTCCTGAGGTGCACGGGCACCCCCACCGGCGGACGGCCGGAACCGGTGGGCGCGGTCGCCGCCGTGTCGGTGCGGTAACCGGGGCGGGGCCCTGGGTTGGCGGGTACGGCCGGCGTGGCGGGCGTGTCTCCGGGGAACGGAGTCTCGCCCTTGGGCACGGCGGGGACGGTCGGCACTTCGGTGGGGCGGAAGTTCACGGTGGAACCGTTGCGGTCCCACAGGCCGTAGAAGCCCCAGTTGCCCCAGCCGCCGTCGCCCTCGTTCGTGAAACTGCCGCCGCCCGAGAAGATCCAGATCCGATAGGTCTGATCTTCGCGCGAGGTCTCGTCGTGGTACTCCACGTCCGTCTGGAACGCCACGTCCTGCAGGTTCTGCCGGTAGGGGTTGACGAACCAGGGATCACCGAAGGCGTTCTTGCCCTTGATATCGAAGATCATGATGTTGTAGTAGCCGCCGGTGTGGTTCGTCAGCATGTCGAGGAGCCCCTTGACGAAGCCCTCACGGGCCAGCCTCTTGGTCTGGCCGCTCTGCTGCGCCGCCAGGATGCACCACGTCAGGCTGCCGGTGCCGTACGAACCCGGTGCCACGGCACTGGCGGCGTTGCAGTTTTCCGTGATGGGGTCGTACGAACCGTCCGCCATCGCGGGCTGCGCCGACCCGCCTACCGCCAGCGCGCTCACGCATACGGCAGCCAGAATCGACAGCTTGCTTCTCGAACGCACGGGTTCTCCTTCGAAGGGCACCGACAGGACTACGTACGCCTAGAGCGGCAGAACACCTGGCCCGATACGTCGGTTTCCGGTCAACCTCTTTTCAGCCGTGCGGCTGGGGAGCCGCACCCCCGTGGGCGCCACCGCGACGACCTCCGACGGGCGGCACGCGAAGTGCCGCATGGGCAGGGATGGCCAGGCCCGGATGCAACTCCGGGTGACACACCGCGCTCAAGGTGCAGAGGGAGCGAGGAGCCGGCCGGCCGCCGACCTCCGCAACCGGCCGGTTCCGTGTACGACAGGATGGCCGCATGAACGCCCCCACAGAACCGCCCGCGCTGCGTCCCCTCCAGGGTGTGACCCACACCGCCGCCGCCACCCTCGTCCTCGCCGGAACGGCCTGGACGGCCCTGGCGGTGTGGCACATCCGGCTGGCCGCGGCCGGACAGCCGGCGTCCGGACCGCCGGACCAGGGCGAAGGGCGACACCGCCCGCTGAACTCACTGGAAAACGGGTACCACCTCGTCAGCACCCTCACGGAAGTGGCGACCGCCTTGTGCGCGATCGTCTTCCTGGCCTGGCTGTGGAGCGTCCGCGACAACGCGCGCGCCCTGTCGGGGAAGCGCCCCCGCTACGCCTGGCCGTGGGTGTACGCCGGCTGGGTCATCCCCATCGCCAACCTCTGGATCCCCCGCGGGGTCATCGCGGACATCCACCGGTCGAGCGCCCCCGACACGCGTCTGCCGCGTGCCCTGAACTGGTGGTGGGGTCTCTGGCTGGTCGGCACCCTGACCGGAACGGGCCTGCTGCACGGCGATACGGCGGACAGCGTCATCGAGCGCGCGTACACGAACGTCACACCGCTGCTGTTGGTCGACGCCGCCGTCATCGGTACGGCCGTGGCCGGCACCCTCATGGTCCGCGCCGTGAGCGCCGTACAGCGCAAGCACATGCCGGAGTCCTCACGGCAGGGCGTCGAGGCCGACGCCCCCGGCGAGCGAGTGGCGTAACAGGCCACCCGCCACGCCCTGCTGCGCCCGTTCGCCCCACCGAGAGGGCGCCGGGGCGAACGGGGGCCGTCGTGTCCGACGGCCCCCGAGCCACTGTCAGGCGTAGGTCTCGAACTCGGCGACCTTCGGGGTCCCGGTCGAGCCGGTGATCTGGAACGTGACCTTGGCCAGCGAGGTCCGGGGGAAGCTGATGACGCCTGCCCCGCTGCCGGAGGTCAGGACGGCACCGGTGTCGCCGTTGACGACCTTCCATGATCCGATGCTGCCCGTGGAGCCCGCCGCCTCCCGGATGTTGACCGAGGACACCGCGGTGGAGGAGCCCCACTTGACCGAGACGGAACCGGTCGAGCCGGCCGGCGACCAGTAGGTGTTCATGTCACCGTCCCGCACGTTGCCGTAGCTCGTTCCGTCGGCCTTGCTGGATCCGTCGGAGCCCGCACCGATGCTGAGGTTGGCGCCCGTGGGCGGGGTGGGAGTGGTGGGTCCCGGCGTGGGTGTGGTCGGGGTGGGTGTGGGGTTGGTCGGCGTCGGGGTCGGCGTCTGCGGCGAGCAGCTGCCGTCCGATACCTTCAGCCCCTTGTCGGCCCCTGCCGTCTGGCCCACGACGGCCGGCACGCAGCTCGCGTCGTCGAGGCTGTAGGCGTAGGGGATGGCGACCGTGGTGTTGGACGTCGGGTTGGGTCCGGCCGGGTTGTTCTCGCTGCTGCGGCCGGACCAGGTCACGTTGTCGAAGGTGTTGCCGCTGACCTGCCAGTACCCGGCCGCGGTGGTGTAGAAGGTGCCCAGGACGTCCTTGGAGTCCTTGAAGTAGTTGTTGTCCACCTTGGCACGGGCCCCGGCACGGGAGTTGATGCCGGACTCGTTGAGCTTCACGTAGTAGTTGTTGTACATGTGGGCGATGCCGCCCCGCAGCAGGGGCGCGCGGGAGTCGATGTTCTCGTACAGGTTGTGGTGGTACGTGATGAAGCCGTTCGACAGCTCCGTCTCACTGGACCCGACGAGGCCGCCGCGGCCGGAGTTGCGCAGGGTGCTGTAGGACAGGGTGACGTACTGGGTGTTGTCCTTCATGTCGAAGAGACCGTCGTAGCCCTCCGACTCCCCGCCCGACGCCTCGAGGGTGGTGTGGTCCACCCAGACGTTGCGGACGTTGCTCTCCATGCCGATGGCGTCGCCGCCGTTGGACGTGGGTGAACCGGACTTCTTGACATTCCGGACGGTCACGTTCTGAATGATGATGTTGCTCGACTCGCGGATGTGGATGCCCAGTTGGTCGAAGACCGCTCCGCTGCCGACACCGACGATCGTGACGTTGCTGATCTGCTTGAGCTCGATGACACCGGCGGCGGTGTTACAGCTCGTGCCCGACACCTTGGTGGTGTTGCCGTGGTTGATGGTCCCCTCGACCTGGATGGTGATCGGGGTGCTGCTGCTGGCCCGGCCGCACAGAGCCGCGTGGATCGCGGTCCCCGTGGTGGCCCGCACAGTCTGCCCGCCCGCGCCGCCGGTGGTCCCGCCGTTCCCGGTCGCGTAGCCGGTGGCGCTGCCGGTCGCCGCCGACGCCTCGGGCGTCGAGAGCACCACACCGCCCACGGCCGCTACGGCCAACGTGGCCAGGGCCGCACCGAGTCGGAGTACGAATGGTCGTCTCATCCTGGTCTCCTCATTCTTCTTCGCCTATCGGATACCGCTTATGCCATGTGCATGACAGGCGGCCCCCTGAGGCTGCCGGTCTGTTCACTGAGCAGGTCCTGGTTACCCCCGCAGTCGAGGGCGCTTCGGTGCGGTCGGGTCGAGCTGTCGGACTGCGCCCACCCGCGCCGGACCGATGACGGCTCATGTATCGATTCGCAGCACCATGCGAAGGAAAGCGCTTTCTGGGGCGGAGCATAGGGCCGGTTCCGCCGGGCTGGCAAGGTTCCTGTCGCCTTCCGGATGGACCAACTACGGCCACCCCTGCACCTGTTGTTGTTCAGGATGACGACTGAGAGTCGAAGCTGCACGTCAGAGGCTCGCTGTTCGGTCCGGAAGATTTCAAGTCCAGTCCGCGCCCTGCCCCCGAGGCGCGGGGCTCCACACCGACGAGGGGGAGAACTCCCGGAGCACCGTGAGGCAGGCCGGGATCCACCTTGCAGCAAGCGCTCTCCAACTACTCAGCGGCCGAAACGCCTCCGGACGGTTCCGGCCAGGGCGGCGAGTTCCGGCAGCCGCATGAAGTGGACGATGACCGCGAAGGCACCGAACCCCCGTGCCCGGCCACTCCGCGCGGGTCGTCGGTTGGCCGACGTGGCGGGGCGGTGTCGTCGCGCAGAACGCTGCTCTCCGGCGCCCGGCCGTCGTCCAGGTCGTTCGGCACACTCATTCCTGTTCCACCTGTCAGTCTCTGCTGAGAGAACCCGTCAACCTCCGGCACACTCCCGCACTCCCACGGACAAGATCCGTTCCGGCGTACGAAGTTGGAAGGCTACGGCGTGCCCTGCCGGCCATGTCGATGAGCGGCGGCTTCGTCGTCGGCGCCTGCCGTCCATAACCAGGTGACGGAGCGGCCGATCCACGCCCGGGTCGTGGAGGACAACCCCGGCTCCGTCCGGGTGCTGGAACGCAACGGGTTCGTGCGCATCGGCAGCGAGGACTCGTTCGCTCCCGGCCGCCAGGCAACCGTCACCGAGCTGATTCTCGAGCTGGCCGACTGACAACCAGGCCCGGCGCGCGTCCGCGCAGACCGCGCCGGGACAACGACATCTGCGCGCCGCATGGTTCATCGACCACGCGGCCGCGTCGCTGTGCTTACACAATTCGGCCCGGAACCACCGTGGGACAACCGAGATGACTGCCAGTTCGACGGCGAGACCTGGCTGCGCGACGACGTGCTCGACCTCGCCTCACCCTGCGCCGAACATCCTGACTACAGAGCCTGCCAACCGGACCATCCGTCGGCGCCCCGCACAGACCGTCGCCAGAAAAGCAAGTCGGCATCAGGGATTTGTGGCATTCGCGGTCACACCGCGGGCAAGGCGTACAGCCGCTTCCCGTGCATCGCGGCGAGCCGCTTGCCCGCCGCCACGACGTACCACTGCTGAATGTCACCGGTCCTGTCGTTGTACGTCCAGCGCAGCTTCCCGGTCGCCGAATCGAAGGCGTGCACACCACCTTCGTCGTCGAACTCCGTCGCCCCGTACAGGGTGCCGCCCACCTTCGCGAACTGCCACGCCTGTGCGGCCGACTCCAGCAGGTCCTCGTTGTGCCAGATCTGCTTCCCCGTGGCGGGGTCGACCGCCCACAGACCGCGCACACTGTCGGACGCGTAGAGCACCCCGTCCAGCACCTGCGGATCCTTGAACAGGCTGAACTCCTCTGTCGCGAGGGACCAGCTCTCCTTGCCCGACGCCAGGTCGAACGCCCGCAGTCGCTGTCCGTCCGTGACGATCACCAGATCCTCATGAACCGCGAAGCGACGGTAGTTGGACTTGTCAATCTTCTTCGTCCACACCTGCCGGCCCGTCGCCGTGTCACGTATGGTCAGGTTCTTCCGGTTGTCCGTGTACACGAGGCGTTTGCCGACAGCGGCGGCGGTGATGCCGTACTCCTCGGTCCCCGCGTCGCGCTTCTCGCTCCAGACCACCTTGCCGGAGGCCGTGTCGATCGCCGCGATCACGTTGGTCGGCGTGGAGAAGTCCTTCTCCAGGACTCCGGCGAGTACGTATACGTGGCGGTCGTCGGCCGCGATCGGGCGCGGCTGCTGGTACGACGCGCCCAGGCGACTGCGCCAGGTCTCCTTGCCGGTCGCCGGATCGAGACCCACGACGTCGCCGTCGTACTCGGCACTGGAGAGGTAGAGCGTGCCGCCTCCGATGATGAGCCGGGCACCCGGAGTGGTGATCCCCGCGCGCGACCACTTCTCCTTGCCGCTGACGACGTCCCGTCCCACCAGGGGCTCGCCCGACACCAGGACGATGTCTCCGACCACAGTGAGCGCCTGAATCCCGGCCAGGTTGTCGGTCGTCGTGTCCGCCTGCCACAACGGCTCCGGCGCGGTGCCCGCAGGCGGAGTGGTGAAGGACTCGCCTCCCTTGCCTGCGCCCGGCTTCGCACTGCCGGCCGGTTCCACGGTCGTGTCCTCGGGGCCGCACCCCACGGCCGCGGCCCCTATGACGGCCAGCCCCAGCCCGGTTCCCGCCAGCCTGAGTATCCGCCTGCGCGACACCGATCGACCATGACCTGCACCCATGCCTGTTCCCCTGCTTTCGTCCTGTATCGACATCCCTCGGACGTCTTCAGCGCCGACAGACTAACCGTCGCTTTTCGGCCGGACGCGCGGTGGTACATGATCGGGACAGTGCTGTGAAGTGCTCGTCATTGCGTCACAGAATGACGCCGTGGTCGCCAGGTGGTGCTCACGCACCGCACCGCCCGACGGGACGGCCGGACTCGCCCGCGGAGTCAGACCGTCATCGCTTCGCGGACCTTCGCGGTGTCGACGAACTCCTCGAGGCGGACGATGCGGCCGCCACGGACGACGAAGTGGTGGGCGACGCGTACGTCGAGGTCATTGCCGGTGGCCTTGTTGACAGCGGTGTAGCGGGCCAGCACACGACGTTCTCGCCGCCGCCGACATAGCTGTCGTCATGGGCCGCCCAGCCGTCCCAGTCCTTGCCTGACTACTCAATGACGGCAGAGTCGGCACCGGACGGGTTGCGGTAGGTGCCGGACAGCGGGAAGCCGGCCATCTCGGTCCACTCCACATCGTCGGCCATGGTGGCCCGCAGGGCTTGCGGGATCAACCTCCTCAAGAAGCACCGCGCTGTCGGTGTGCGTCTGCACACTGGCCAAGGCGCACCCGGCGGAGAGTGGGCCTGTCGACACACCCTCCCCTTCGTCATCGGCCGCCGTGCGTACGGATGTCGCCCACGACGCTGCCACCCGGATTGAACGGCTCCCCGTGAGTTGAGGACACTGTCGCTGTGCATGCGACGACTCCGATGAGGGCCGCCGTCATGCCGAACACGACTCGCGTCAGCAGGCGCAGTCGCTCATCGCTTCCCGTGCGCACCGAGTGAACCAGCGGAATCGTGGCGGCCGAACTCTCCAGAGCGAGCACGCTCAGCCGCTGCGCGAGGTCCCCGCGGTCCTCGGCTCGACGAAGCTGCTTCTCCAGGTTCGTCCTCGCATTGCACAGTCTGTTCCTCGCAGCTGGTTCGCTGGCTGCTGTCTCCGCGGCGGCCTGCTCCACACTCAGCCCGAGACCGTCACAGAGCAGGAGCACGCGTCGATGCAACGGCGTCAGGGCGAGCAGCGCCTGATGGACGACGTCGGCCATCGGAGCGCCGGGCCGTCTGGACGCGCGTCGGAACCGGTGCCACGGAGAGAGCGCGTACTCATGTGCCTCCGCCCGCACCCTGATCAGCGGTTCCGGATCCCGGGCGTACTCGGGCCAGTGTTCCCAGGCGTGACGGAAGGCATGCTCGACGGACTCGAAGGCGAGCGTGCGGTGTCCGGTGAGCAGGAATGCCTGGTGAACGAGCCCGTGGGCGGCGTGAGCGTAGAGCGCGTCGAACGCCTCCTCGGGGCGACCGGGGGCGGCGGACCTGGAGATCTCGGCGCGGCGGGCGGCACGGTGCGCAGACTCCACGTGCCCGTGCTGCTCACTCCGGAGCGGAAGCAGCTTGACGTGTACCTCTTGCCGGCTCGCGCGCGCGTTGCGCACCCTGCCGACGCGTATCAGCCACGTGCTGAGGGCGCGGCGGATCAGGCTCCGGCACGAACGGGTCGCAGCCCGGATTCTGGCCGAACTACGACGCACCTCACGAGCGACCAGCGGGATACGGACGTGCCGGCCGGTCCGGGACCGGCCCGTCGAACCGCAACAGCTCTGGGCCTCCTCGCCGGACCGGTGCCGATGTCGCCGGCCCCCGGTCACACACGGGACGGGGTCCTCAGCTGAGAAATCATTCATACGACAAGGCTGGCAAGGAACACGGGCGCCATGGCCGACTTCGCCGATCACGGCCGTGGAAACCCCCGTACGGGTGAATCCTGCGGGATCACCTGTCCGGACCCTTCGGGCGCGAAGCGCACACCGAACGCCCGACCGCAGACGGCTTACGAGCATGCGCGAGATCCGGAACGTCCTCCCGGCCCCTCCTCGGCGCCGTGCTCCGGACGCGACGCGCAACGACTGTCCGATGTCTATGAGGGGCCTCACTGCACAACTCCTGGCCATCGGCCGAGGCGACCGAGCCACTGCCCGCAGTCAACTTGACCCGGCCCTGAAGGGCCGGGCTTGGAGGTAGAGCCCAACTGGCTGCGGGGTTGTCTCCTCCGTCCAGACACCCCTATGGGGTGGCAGGGACGCGTGACTCACGCCCCGCAGTCCACACAGCTTTGCCCTTGCGGTCGATGTTGTGGGACGCATTGTCGTCCGCGTTGACGAGGAACCCGCAGGCCCTGCACGCAAACGTCGCTTGATCGACTCGGTTCTTCCGGTCGGTGTGTCCGCACTGGGAGCATCGCTGGCTGGTGTACGCCGGATCGACGTACACCAGCGGCACCCCGGCCCGGCGTGCCTTGTACTCAAGGAAGGAGCCGAGCTGGTGGAAGCTCCACGAGTGCAGTTGTGCCCGCTGGTCCTCGCGGAGCCGTACCCGCTCGCGGATGCCCGTGAGGTCTTCCAGGGCGATACCGCGTCCGGTGCGTTCAGCGGTGGTGACGATCTTCTTCGAGATGATGTGGTTGATGTTCGCGGCGTGCCGTGCCTCTTTGCGGCTGCGGTGCTTCAACCGGCGCTTGGCTGACTGGGTGCCCTTGGCCTGGAGCTTGCGGCGGAGTTCGATCTGCCGCTTTCGGTGTCGATTGAGGCCGCGCCCGGCGGCTCGGTAGCCGGTGGAGGTGGTGGCAATGTTGACGATGCCCAGGTCCACGCCGATGAACCCGGCCGGGTTCTCATTGACCGAGGCTGCGGGAACCTCGCATACCGCGATCAGGTAGAACACTCCGTCGCGTTCGATCAGATCCGACTCGCCCTTGCGGTACTCGCGGAGCGTCTTGAGCGCATCCGGGGAGCAGGCGAAGCGGACATCCTTCAACCGTCCGACTGCGCTCCAGATCGACACCGTCTGTGCGTCGTACTGCCAGGACAGGCACCGGTCGTCGTACGGGTGCGCCGCATCCGGCCGGAACGCGATGGGCTTCGACTCCGCCTTGACGCGCCGCTTCGACCCTGGCTTGCCCAGGTTCCCGGCCCGGATGTTCGCCTTCAGCGTGGTGTAGGCGTCGCGGACCTTCTTGATCGTGTGCTGGGCGGCCTGCGCCCCGAGACCGGAGGCTTTCAGCTCGGCGTAGGTGTGCTTGCGCAGTTCGTACTCACGCGGTACACCGTGTGCGAACGCCACACCCGATACCCAGGTGGCGCGGTCGTTGACCGTGCGCAGGGTCGCACCGATGGCCGGCGCCTGTACGGCATCCGGCATCAGCTTGACCTGCACGACGATCTTCATGCGGAGCATCGTACTACAATTGACCTATGTCACCACGCTGGGAACCAAACCCCAATATTCACAGGGGTCGAACGGTTGTCCACACTCTCCATGCTCATTTGGTCTTCACACCGAAGTACCGGCGCGGACCCTTCACCGACGAGATCCTTCGCCGCTGCGAGGAGGTCATGCGGTCCGTCTGCGCCGACTTCGAAACGGAGCTGGTCGAGTTCAACGGCGAACGCGACCACGTGCACCTTCTCGTGCACTATCCGCCCAAAGTTTCCATCTCCAAGCTGGTGGGCTCCCTCAAGGGCGTGTCCGCCCGCAGGCTTCGCCAGGAGTACCCGGACCACATCCGCCGCTACCTGTGGGGCGCGCACTTCTGGTCGCCCTCATACTTCGCGGCGAGCTGTGGCGGAACACCGCTGTCCGTCATCAAGGAGTACATCGAGCAGCAGAAGCGTCCGTCGTGACCTGCGGGTCAGAGCAATCTTGAAAAGCGATTCCTCCCGGGCCTGAAGGCCCGGGGTTCCTCGCTAGTGCTGCTCCGCGTTAGTTCGTGGAGGGGTGTTGTCAGGCTGCTTCCTTGAGTGGGGTGCCGTCGTAGGTCCAGCGGAAGGGCTTCGCG belongs to Streptomyces finlayi and includes:
- a CDS encoding PQQ-binding-like beta-propeller repeat protein, whose translation is MGAGHGRSVSRRRILRLAGTGLGLAVIGAAAVGCGPEDTTVEPAGSAKPGAGKGGESFTTPPAGTAPEPLWQADTTTDNLAGIQALTVVGDIVLVSGEPLVGRDVVSGKEKWSRAGITTPGARLIIGGGTLYLSSAEYDGDVVGLDPATGKETWRSRLGASYQQPRPIAADDRHVYVLAGVLEKDFSTPTNVIAAIDTASGKVVWSEKRDAGTEEYGITAAAVGKRLVYTDNRKNLTIRDTATGRQVWTKKIDKSNYRRFAVHEDLVIVTDGQRLRAFDLASGKESWSLATEEFSLFKDPQVLDGVLYASDSVRGLWAVDPATGKQIWHNEDLLESAAQAWQFAKVGGTLYGATEFDDEGGVHAFDSATGKLRWTYNDRTGDIQQWYVVAAGKRLAAMHGKRLYALPAV
- a CDS encoding RNA polymerase sigma factor, with product MESAHRAARRAEISRSAAPGRPEEAFDALYAHAAHGLVHQAFLLTGHRTLAFESVEHAFRHAWEHWPEYARDPEPLIRVRAEAHEYALSPWHRFRRASRRPGAPMADVVHQALLALTPLHRRVLLLCDGLGLSVEQAAAETAASEPAARNRLCNARTNLEKQLRRAEDRGDLAQRLSVLALESSAATIPLVHSVRTGSDERLRLLTRVVFGMTAALIGVVACTATVSSTHGEPFNPGGSVVGDIRTHGGR
- a CDS encoding RNA-guided endonuclease InsQ/TnpB family protein, whose amino-acid sequence is MKIVVQVKLMPDAVQAPAIGATLRTVNDRATWVSGVAFAHGVPREYELRKHTYAELKASGLGAQAAQHTIKKVRDAYTTLKANIRAGNLGKPGSKRRVKAESKPIAFRPDAAHPYDDRCLSWQYDAQTVSIWSAVGRLKDVRFACSPDALKTLREYRKGESDLIERDGVFYLIAVCEVPAASVNENPAGFIGVDLGIVNIATTSTGYRAAGRGLNRHRKRQIELRRKLQAKGTQSAKRRLKHRSRKEARHAANINHIISKKIVTTAERTGRGIALEDLTGIRERVRLREDQRAQLHSWSFHQLGSFLEYKARRAGVPLVYVDPAYTSQRCSQCGHTDRKNRVDQATFACRACGFLVNADDNASHNIDRKGKAVWTAGRESRVPATP
- the tnpA gene encoding IS200/IS605 family transposase — translated: MSPRWEPNPNIHRGRTVVHTLHAHLVFTPKYRRGPFTDEILRRCEEVMRSVCADFETELVEFNGERDHVHLLVHYPPKVSISKLVGSLKGVSARRLRQEYPDHIRRYLWGAHFWSPSYFAASCGGTPLSVIKEYIEQQKRPS